In Candidatus Hydrogenedentota bacterium, the sequence TCCCGCGTTTCCCGGCTTCCTGGAAGAACTCGACCGCGCCGAAAAGCGCGCCGTGGTCCGTGAGCGCGCAGGAACGCATGCCGTAGTCGACGCAGCGGTCGAGCATCGTCTCGATCGTGCACGCTCCGTCCAGCACCGAGAACTCCGAATGCACGTGCAGGTGTACGAAGCCCGCGCTCATGTTGACA encodes:
- a CDS encoding PHP domain-containing protein → MSAGFVHLHVHSEFSVLDGACTIETMLDRCVDYGMRSCALTDHGALFGAVEFFQEAGKRG